In the genome of Leptospira sanjuanensis, one region contains:
- the argB gene encoding acetylglutamate kinase, which produces MEKLLERVNHILEALPYITKYAGKTVVIKYGGAAMAKADLKESFAKDIVLLKYVGIHPVIVHGGGPEINRLLENLKIPTEFVHGHRVTDAQTMDVVEMVLTGKVNKQIVSMINAQGGKAVGISGKDGNLAKAIKTPIEIELEGKEKELFDVGLVGKIESVNPEILHNLQKEGFIPVISPVAESATGDSLNINADTFAGEIAGALKAEKLILLTDTEGILIDGKLATGLNRGKVKDYIRKGEISGGMIPKVECCLTAIDQGVRRTHIIDGRVPHSILIEIFTDQGIGSLIE; this is translated from the coding sequence ATGGAAAAACTTTTGGAAAGAGTCAATCATATCCTCGAAGCCCTCCCTTATATCACCAAATACGCGGGCAAGACGGTCGTGATCAAATACGGCGGAGCCGCAATGGCAAAGGCTGATTTGAAAGAATCTTTCGCAAAGGATATCGTTCTTTTAAAATACGTGGGAATTCATCCCGTAATCGTTCACGGAGGCGGACCTGAAATCAACCGTCTCTTGGAAAATCTTAAGATTCCTACCGAGTTCGTTCACGGACATCGGGTCACGGACGCGCAGACGATGGACGTCGTCGAAATGGTTCTCACCGGAAAGGTGAATAAACAGATCGTTTCCATGATCAACGCACAAGGCGGAAAGGCGGTGGGAATTTCCGGCAAGGACGGCAATCTCGCAAAGGCGATCAAAACTCCGATCGAGATCGAACTTGAAGGAAAGGAAAAAGAACTCTTCGACGTGGGGCTTGTCGGAAAAATCGAATCCGTAAATCCGGAAATTCTCCACAACCTTCAGAAGGAAGGATTCATTCCCGTTATATCCCCGGTCGCCGAATCGGCGACCGGGGACAGTCTCAACATCAACGCGGATACGTTCGCGGGAGAAATCGCGGGCGCTCTCAAAGCGGAGAAGTTGATTCTTCTTACGGACACCGAAGGAATTCTCATCGACGGAAAACTGGCCACGGGTCTCAATCGAGGCAAAGTAAAGGATTATATTCGAAAGGGGGAAATTTCCGGCGGAATGATTCCAAAGGTGGAATGTTGTCTCACCGCAATCGATCAAGGTGTGCGAAGAACTCATATCATCGACGGAAGAGTTCCTCATTCGATCCTGATCGAAATTTTTACGGACCAAGGAATCGGCTCGTTGATCGAATAA
- a CDS encoding GAF domain-containing SpoIIE family protein phosphatase: MSERQLSLSLISDITARINSTDDLEELLGIIIETTKDVLNTEGCSLLLYDRDEDCLVFNVAKGTKGESLTELKVPRGKGIAGMVLETLEPVIVNDAANDPRIYRNIDETVGFVTNNLICVPMSTQGEIQGVLEAVNSLGREEFTSKDIKVLQYLSDLAAIAIRNRRLIRDLKSRANELDCLFQLSQAISNIEAMDQFLNLTVNSISEVMGAERVSLIFFNPKTGKYELKKSIGFSLEDEEHFINEKEGIIKHIIETGAPILVQNTSGFMEEWVRPERYKTKSFISVPIRQDGKIIGILNSADKKSGNSFNNADQNVLSTISNQIAEAYNSLLSKDQKEKLNSIRRDMQIASQIQVNSLPNIPKKIQGLELETSYIASKEIGGDFYDLIYHNPDEVSVLIADVSGKGIAAALFMEFSKTIIAGEVSRNSSTSISLMSANRIIQEKSGYFMFVTVMLARINMAKRRIRYSSAGHNEQLLYKAKEKKVTSLSGKGMPLGIKESEIDEHEIDYSPGDLLILYTDGVSEAMNESNEMYGLENLTKLIERNGEMPLSALKELIIDTTDAFRGEADPHDDYTLFMVRLP, translated from the coding sequence ATGAGTGAAAGGCAACTATCCTTATCCCTAATTTCCGATATTACGGCGAGAATCAATTCGACCGACGACCTGGAAGAACTTCTCGGTATCATCATAGAAACAACAAAGGACGTTCTCAACACGGAAGGATGTTCTCTTCTTCTTTATGACCGCGACGAGGATTGTCTCGTGTTCAACGTCGCCAAGGGAACCAAGGGAGAATCTTTGACCGAGCTCAAGGTTCCCCGCGGGAAAGGAATCGCCGGTATGGTTTTGGAAACCCTCGAACCGGTCATCGTCAACGACGCCGCCAACGATCCTCGCATTTATAGAAACATCGACGAAACCGTCGGATTCGTGACCAACAACCTCATCTGCGTTCCTATGAGTACTCAGGGAGAAATCCAAGGTGTGCTCGAAGCGGTCAATTCCCTGGGAAGGGAAGAATTCACGAGCAAGGACATTAAGGTTCTGCAATATCTTTCGGATCTCGCGGCGATCGCGATTCGGAATCGAAGACTCATTCGCGACCTCAAAAGCCGAGCCAACGAATTGGATTGTCTGTTTCAACTCAGTCAGGCGATTTCGAACATCGAGGCGATGGATCAGTTTCTCAACCTCACCGTAAACTCGATTTCGGAAGTGATGGGAGCGGAACGTGTTTCGCTCATCTTCTTCAATCCGAAAACCGGAAAATACGAACTCAAAAAAAGCATCGGCTTTAGTCTCGAAGACGAGGAACACTTCATCAACGAAAAGGAAGGAATCATCAAACATATCATCGAAACCGGAGCGCCGATTCTCGTTCAAAATACGTCCGGCTTCATGGAAGAATGGGTTCGTCCCGAACGATACAAAACGAAATCCTTTATCTCCGTTCCGATCCGACAAGACGGAAAGATCATCGGAATTCTAAACTCCGCGGATAAAAAATCGGGGAACAGTTTTAATAACGCGGATCAAAACGTTCTGAGTACGATCTCGAATCAGATCGCGGAAGCGTACAATTCCCTTCTTTCCAAGGATCAAAAGGAAAAACTCAATTCAATCCGAAGAGATATGCAGATCGCTTCTCAGATTCAGGTGAATTCTTTACCGAACATTCCGAAAAAGATACAGGGACTCGAACTCGAAACGAGTTATATCGCGTCCAAGGAAATCGGCGGAGACTTTTACGATCTCATTTATCACAACCCCGACGAGGTGAGCGTGCTGATTGCGGACGTTTCCGGAAAAGGAATCGCCGCCGCGCTCTTTATGGAATTCTCCAAGACGATCATCGCGGGAGAAGTCTCCCGGAATTCTTCGACGAGCATCAGTTTGATGAGCGCGAATCGGATCATCCAAGAAAAGTCCGGTTATTTTATGTTCGTCACCGTTATGCTCGCTCGGATCAATATGGCCAAACGAAGAATCCGGTATTCGAGCGCGGGCCACAACGAACAGCTTCTCTACAAGGCCAAAGAAAAGAAGGTCACGAGTCTTTCCGGAAAAGGAATGCCTCTCGGGATCAAGGAATCGGAAATCGACGAACACGAAATCGATTATTCTCCCGGAGATCTATTGATTCTTTATACGGACGGAGTGAGCGAAGCGATGAACGAATCGAACGAGATGTACGGTTTGGAAAATCTGACCAAGCTCATCGAGCGAAACGGAGAAATGCCTCTCAGCGCTTTGAAGGAACTCATCATCGATACCACCGATGCGTTCCGCGGAGAAGCCGATCCGCACGACGACTACACTCTTTTTATGGTGCGTCTTCCGTAA
- a CDS encoding ATP-dependent 6-phosphofructokinase — protein sequence MDTRIKNFGECKIPSPADYEYYTSDSSRLLFRTVFQSDEDWNSYIQNDPDFFEQAGPREKIFFHPKEVTAGIVTCGGLCPGINDVIRGIVMELYYRYGVSRILGFQYGYQGLVKKYSHKPIELTPEKVAHIVEEGGSMLASSRGNQSAVDMVDYLSLYGVKMLFCIGGDGTLRGAREIVDEIAKRGEEISVIGIPKTIDNDINYVQKTFGFSTAFSKAMEAVECAHVEAKGAPNGIGLVKLMGRHSGFIAVNAALASRNVNYCLIPEVNFDLFGNGAFLDDLKKRILKKGHAVIIAAEGAGQKFFDVTGERDPSGNLKLKDIGLFLKDTMGEFFKKENIPVNIKYIDPSYIIRSIPANAEDSVFCGFLAQNAVHAAMAGKTDMVVGMWNNVFTHLPIAVAIQERKVLQPDKSTLWRSLLASTGQPAHMEAK from the coding sequence ATGGATACACGAATCAAAAATTTCGGCGAATGTAAAATTCCCAGTCCCGCGGATTATGAATACTATACTAGCGATTCTTCCAGGCTTTTATTCAGAACGGTGTTTCAATCCGATGAAGATTGGAATTCCTACATACAAAACGATCCCGATTTTTTCGAACAAGCCGGTCCTCGGGAAAAAATATTTTTCCACCCAAAGGAAGTGACGGCGGGAATCGTAACCTGCGGAGGACTTTGTCCCGGAATCAACGACGTGATCCGGGGGATCGTGATGGAACTTTACTATCGTTACGGTGTTTCGCGCATCCTCGGTTTTCAGTACGGGTATCAGGGTCTCGTGAAAAAATATTCCCACAAACCGATCGAACTCACTCCGGAGAAGGTGGCGCATATCGTGGAAGAAGGCGGTTCCATGCTCGCTTCTTCCCGTGGAAATCAATCCGCGGTGGATATGGTGGATTATCTGAGCTTGTACGGGGTCAAAATGCTCTTTTGTATCGGCGGAGACGGAACCCTACGCGGTGCGCGCGAAATCGTGGACGAGATCGCCAAACGCGGAGAAGAAATCTCCGTGATCGGAATTCCGAAAACCATCGACAACGACATCAACTACGTTCAGAAAACGTTCGGCTTTTCCACGGCGTTTTCCAAGGCCATGGAAGCGGTGGAATGCGCGCACGTGGAAGCGAAAGGCGCGCCGAACGGAATCGGCCTTGTCAAGTTAATGGGACGTCATTCCGGATTCATCGCGGTCAACGCGGCTCTTGCGTCCCGGAACGTAAACTACTGCCTGATCCCCGAAGTGAACTTCGATCTTTTTGGAAACGGTGCGTTTCTGGACGATCTCAAAAAAAGAATCCTGAAAAAAGGACACGCGGTCATCATCGCGGCGGAAGGCGCCGGTCAAAAATTTTTTGACGTTACCGGAGAACGAGATCCTTCCGGAAACTTAAAGCTGAAAGACATCGGATTGTTTCTCAAGGATACGATGGGGGAATTTTTCAAAAAGGAGAATATCCCCGTAAACATCAAATACATCGATCCGAGTTACATCATACGATCGATTCCGGCTAACGCGGAAGATTCGGTGTTCTGCGGCTTTCTCGCTCAGAATGCGGTTCACGCTGCGATGGCGGGCAAAACGGATATGGTCGTAGGAATGTGGAACAACGTTTTTACGCACCTTCCCATCGCGGTGGCGATTCAGGAAAGAAAGGTGTTGCAACCGGATAAGAGCACTCTTTGGAGATCGCTTTTGGCTTCCACCGGACAACCGGCTCACATGGAAGCGAAGTGA
- a CDS encoding LIC_20087 family outer membrane protein has protein sequence MNKKRSFILSLFLFLFGVSVFSVEDPTFSPFSPYHLSRDFDLNRQKYLQVVAIPYKDPMELKLGPEYETAPEKKSPAPTFIVTPGLSFSGMFQPFLFSVVPHGSIQFLPVSETVFVNEPSSKTGKFVSGAFSEKRTMDRITDSRNQIQGFGLQTFGSNPLQNGSSSGVMFLYMKRHAGLEMDFNARMIGNQAGLAVLESAKSTIAFNYSVFPEIGESSKMNFFLQFSSIKRFQDRNLGYGGTGDPGSNNMRGLKSYEYYLNPGISFSSRNLSLEGMVRVPVPTAAQLAGEQHQWMQDVQGILGIKYSFSETSSK, from the coding sequence ATGAACAAAAAGAGATCCTTTATTCTTTCCTTATTTTTGTTTCTGTTCGGAGTCTCCGTTTTTTCGGTGGAAGATCCGACGTTCAGCCCGTTTTCACCCTACCACCTTTCCCGCGATTTCGATCTCAATCGTCAAAAATATCTGCAGGTGGTCGCCATTCCCTATAAGGACCCGATGGAACTCAAACTCGGACCGGAATACGAAACCGCACCCGAAAAAAAATCTCCCGCGCCAACGTTCATCGTAACTCCGGGTCTCTCCTTTTCGGGAATGTTTCAGCCGTTTTTATTTTCCGTCGTTCCGCACGGCAGCATTCAATTCTTACCCGTGTCCGAAACGGTTTTCGTAAACGAGCCTTCTTCTAAAACGGGCAAATTTGTATCCGGCGCCTTCTCTGAAAAGAGAACGATGGATCGAATCACCGATTCCAGAAACCAAATCCAAGGTTTCGGTTTGCAGACGTTCGGTTCCAATCCGCTTCAAAACGGAAGCAGTTCGGGTGTGATGTTTTTATACATGAAACGTCATGCGGGATTGGAGATGGATTTTAACGCGAGAATGATCGGAAACCAAGCCGGACTTGCCGTGCTGGAATCCGCCAAGTCCACGATCGCATTCAATTATTCCGTATTTCCGGAAATCGGAGAAAGTTCCAAGATGAACTTCTTCCTTCAATTCTCCAGCATCAAACGCTTTCAAGACCGCAACCTCGGATACGGAGGAACGGGCGATCCGGGAAGCAACAACATGCGCGGTTTAAAATCGTATGAATACTATTTGAATCCGGGGATTTCCTTTTCTTCCAGAAACTTAAGCTTGGAAGGAATGGTACGCGTTCCCGTTCCCACCGCGGCGCAACTCGCGGGAGAACAACATCAGTGGATGCAGGACGTGCAGGGAATTTTGGGAATCAAATACAGCTTTTCCGAAACCTCTTCTAAATAA